A genomic stretch from Streptomyces sp. QL37 includes:
- a CDS encoding protein phosphatase 2C domain-containing protein yields the protein MSQQGEKPAAHEDDWWGALYDETAPDTGPSGAADSVDDRFDSASDAVGGPETDQVDHPVTVVPLPDPRLPEADLAPGPPAPPPAPEPPPARTVAVGRAPWEAPTGPPEPRTFAVRAPAAGPPAVQEPPGAPPVRPAVVHVGDRPPTYDAEPSALPASGPDDLDGLVPDTVLDGATYGTYTLRAASVRGDSARFRGEPRRDALLTARFGAGDSALVLVAVAGGARGTEQTRLAAADACRWIGGSVARSHARLSHDIRAGRRGDLKAGLQRLTDRTYGKLRARAAEMGLEPSAYSAALRCLLLSADPECRTRVFFGIGPGGLFRLRDGVWKDLDPALPATGGEVSEESPGGDRLTLDLQITTARPPYAGSPPPPAEPFRFRASVARPGDTLLLCGNGLADPMRGEPALAEELARRWTAGGPPGLPAYLADTQLRVKGYADDRTSAAVWEA from the coding sequence ATGAGCCAGCAGGGGGAGAAGCCCGCCGCCCACGAGGACGACTGGTGGGGGGCGCTGTACGACGAGACCGCGCCGGACACCGGGCCGAGCGGTGCGGCCGACAGTGTCGACGACCGCTTCGACTCCGCGTCGGACGCCGTGGGCGGACCGGAGACGGACCAGGTGGACCACCCGGTCACGGTGGTGCCGCTGCCCGACCCGCGCCTGCCGGAAGCGGACCTCGCGCCCGGGCCCCCGGCACCGCCGCCCGCGCCGGAGCCCCCGCCCGCGCGCACCGTCGCGGTGGGGCGCGCCCCCTGGGAAGCCCCCACCGGACCGCCCGAGCCGCGGACCTTCGCGGTACGGGCGCCGGCCGCCGGGCCGCCCGCCGTGCAGGAGCCGCCCGGGGCCCCGCCGGTACGCCCCGCCGTCGTCCACGTCGGGGACCGGCCCCCCACCTACGACGCCGAGCCGTCCGCGCTGCCCGCCTCCGGCCCCGACGACCTCGACGGCCTCGTCCCCGACACGGTCCTCGACGGCGCCACCTACGGGACGTACACCCTGCGGGCCGCGTCCGTACGGGGCGACTCGGCGCGCTTCCGGGGCGAGCCCCGCCGCGACGCCCTGCTCACCGCCCGCTTCGGCGCCGGGGACAGCGCCCTGGTCCTCGTCGCGGTGGCGGGCGGTGCCCGGGGGACGGAACAGACCCGCCTCGCCGCCGCCGACGCCTGTCGCTGGATCGGCGGATCCGTCGCCCGCAGTCATGCCCGGCTCTCCCACGACATAAGGGCAGGACGCAGGGGTGACCTCAAGGCAGGGCTGCAACGCCTCACCGACCGCACCTACGGCAAGCTGCGCGCCCGGGCCGCCGAGATGGGCCTCGAACCCTCCGCGTACAGCGCCGCCCTGCGCTGTCTGCTGCTGTCCGCCGACCCCGAGTGCCGTACCCGGGTCTTCTTCGGCATCGGGCCCGGCGGCCTCTTCCGCCTGCGCGACGGGGTCTGGAAGGACCTCGACCCCGCGCTCCCCGCGACCGGCGGAGAGGTGAGCGAGGAGAGTCCCGGCGGGGACCGGCTGACGCTGGACCTGCAGATCACCACGGCCCGGCCCCCGTACGCCGGGAGCCCGCCGCCGCCCGCGGAACCCTTCCGCTTCCGTGCCTCCGTGGCACGGCCGGGGGACACGCTGCTGCTCTGCGGAAACGGCCTGGCCGACCCCATGCGCGGGGAGCCGGCGCTCGCCGAGGAGCTCGCGCGGCGCTGGACAGCCGGCGGCCCGCCCGGGCTGCCCGCCTACCTGGCCGACACCCAGCTGAGGGTCAAGGGGTACGCCGACGACCGTACGAGCGCGGCGGTCTGGGAGGCGTAA
- a CDS encoding LuxR family transcriptional regulator — translation MLSAIGLDERQEAAYRALVAAGAAELSDLARRLALPEADTERALRRLEQQGLVAQSSSRADRWVAAPPGVALGALLTQQRHELEQAELASALLAEEYRAEAAEPAVHDLVEVVTGASAVAHRFHQLQLGATSEVCALVTGKPIAVTGMENESEERAAMRGVSYRVVVERDVLSLPSGIVELSAALGRDEQCRVVDRVPTKLVVADAALAMVPLTGRGAEPAALVIHASGLLESLMGLFEAVWRDAMPLRLGGSGIHEENGPGADPTDLEILSLLLAGLTDASVAKQLDLGLRTVQRRVKGLMELTGVTTRLQLGWHAYERGWVARAPR, via the coding sequence ATGCTGTCAGCGATAGGTCTCGACGAGAGACAGGAAGCGGCCTACCGGGCGCTGGTCGCGGCCGGCGCCGCCGAGCTCTCCGACCTCGCGCGCCGGCTCGCCCTGCCGGAGGCGGACACCGAACGCGCGCTGCGCCGGCTGGAACAGCAGGGTCTCGTGGCCCAGTCGTCGTCGCGGGCGGACCGCTGGGTCGCCGCGCCTCCCGGGGTCGCCCTGGGCGCGCTGCTGACCCAGCAGCGCCATGAGCTCGAACAGGCGGAGCTGGCGTCCGCGCTGCTCGCCGAGGAATACCGGGCGGAGGCCGCCGAACCCGCCGTGCACGACCTGGTGGAGGTGGTGACGGGTGCGAGCGCGGTGGCCCACCGGTTCCACCAACTGCAACTGGGCGCCACGTCCGAGGTCTGCGCGCTGGTCACGGGGAAGCCGATCGCGGTCACCGGAATGGAGAACGAGTCCGAGGAACGGGCGGCGATGCGCGGTGTGTCCTACCGCGTGGTCGTCGAACGCGACGTGCTCTCGCTGCCGTCCGGGATCGTGGAGCTGTCGGCGGCGCTGGGCCGGGACGAGCAGTGCCGGGTGGTCGACCGGGTGCCGACGAAGCTGGTGGTGGCCGACGCCGCGCTGGCCATGGTGCCGCTGACCGGACGGGGGGCCGAGCCCGCCGCCCTGGTGATCCACGCCAGCGGGCTGCTGGAGTCCCTGATGGGCCTCTTCGAGGCGGTGTGGCGGGACGCGATGCCGTTGCGGCTCGGCGGGAGCGGGATCCACGAGGAGAACGGGCCGGGCGCCGATCCGACCGATCTGGAGATCCTCTCGCTGCTGCTGGCGGGCCTGACGGACGCGAGCGTGGCGAAGCAGCTGGACCTGGGGCTGCGGACGGTGCAGCGGCGCGTGAAGGGGCTGATGGAGCTCACCGGGGTCACCACCCGGCTACAGCTCGGCTGGCACGCGTACGAACGTGGCTGGGTGGCCCGCGCCCCGCGCTGA
- a CDS encoding DUF456 domain-containing protein yields the protein MSVWQLVAVGAVMLLGLVGVLVPGVPGQAIVWAAVLWWALTDPTPVAWGVLIGATCLLLLNQALKALLPARRPRESGAPRGTLMAGGLAAIAGFFVVPVVGGILGYVGAVYGAERLRLGSRAAGWTSLRSVMRATGYSVLVELFCCLLAAGAWLGAVIWG from the coding sequence ATGAGTGTGTGGCAGCTCGTTGCCGTCGGGGCGGTGATGCTGCTCGGCCTGGTCGGCGTACTGGTGCCGGGCGTGCCCGGGCAGGCGATCGTCTGGGCGGCGGTGCTCTGGTGGGCGCTGACGGACCCGACCCCGGTCGCCTGGGGCGTGCTGATCGGCGCGACGTGCCTCCTGCTGCTGAACCAGGCGCTGAAGGCACTCCTGCCCGCGCGGCGCCCCCGCGAGTCGGGGGCGCCGCGCGGGACGCTGATGGCCGGCGGGCTCGCGGCGATCGCCGGCTTCTTCGTCGTCCCGGTGGTGGGCGGGATCCTGGGATACGTGGGCGCGGTCTACGGCGCCGAGCGCCTGCGCCTCGGCAGCCGGGCGGCGGGCTGGACCTCGCTCCGGTCCGTGATGCGGGCGACGGGGTACTCGGTGCTCGTGGAGCTGTTCTGCTGTCTTCTGGCGGCGGGGGCGTGGCTGGGTGCCGTCATCTGGGGCTGA
- the rsgA gene encoding ribosome small subunit-dependent GTPase A codes for MSFSISQASTPSHPLAPYGWDDAWADTFAPYAEQGLLPGRVVRVDRGQCDVVTPDGTLRADTAFVVPRDPMRIVCTGDWVAVDPDGDPQFVRTLLPRRTAFVRSTSSQRSEGQVLATNIDHIVICVSLAVELDLGRLERFLALAMSSTAGAALLGDASRPAGHEAYEAHPLVLLTKADLVPDATTLSHLVEDIERIAPGVQVLPVSSATGEGVDVFGAIVGGGTSVLLGTSGAGKSTLANTLLGEDVMEVRAARDVDGKGRHTTTTRNLLVLPGGGVLIDTPGLRGVGLWDAEAGVGQVFSEIEDLARQCRFHDCAHEAEPGCAVLGAVEDGSLPERRLDSYRKLLRENHRIVAKTDARLRSETLREWKRRGAEGRAAMAMKRGRTR; via the coding sequence TTGTCTTTCTCCATCTCCCAGGCCTCCACCCCGTCGCATCCGCTGGCCCCGTACGGCTGGGACGACGCATGGGCCGACACCTTCGCCCCGTACGCCGAGCAGGGACTCCTGCCGGGACGCGTGGTGCGGGTCGACCGCGGTCAGTGCGACGTGGTCACTCCGGACGGCACCCTCCGGGCGGACACCGCCTTCGTGGTGCCCCGCGACCCGATGCGGATCGTCTGCACCGGTGACTGGGTGGCCGTCGATCCCGACGGCGACCCGCAGTTCGTCCGTACGCTCCTGCCCCGGCGCACCGCCTTCGTACGTTCGACGTCGTCGCAGCGCTCCGAGGGCCAGGTGCTCGCCACCAACATCGATCACATCGTCATCTGTGTCTCGCTCGCCGTCGAGCTGGACCTCGGACGGCTGGAACGGTTCCTGGCGCTGGCCATGTCCAGCACCGCCGGCGCCGCTCTGCTCGGCGACGCGAGCCGCCCTGCCGGTCACGAGGCGTACGAGGCGCACCCGCTCGTGCTGCTCACCAAGGCCGACCTCGTCCCCGACGCCACGACGCTGTCCCACCTCGTCGAGGACATCGAGCGCATCGCCCCCGGGGTCCAGGTGCTCCCCGTCAGCTCCGCCACGGGGGAGGGCGTGGACGTCTTCGGCGCGATCGTCGGCGGCGGCACGAGTGTGCTGCTCGGGACCTCCGGCGCCGGCAAGTCGACCCTCGCGAACACGCTGCTCGGCGAGGACGTGATGGAGGTGCGGGCGGCGCGGGACGTGGACGGCAAGGGCCGCCACACCACCACCACACGCAACCTCCTCGTGCTGCCGGGGGGTGGCGTCCTGATCGACACCCCCGGGCTGCGGGGGGTCGGTCTCTGGGACGCGGAGGCCGGCGTCGGCCAGGTCTTCTCGGAGATCGAGGACCTGGCCCGGCAGTGCCGTTTCCATGACTGCGCCCACGAGGCCGAGCCCGGCTGTGCCGTGCTCGGCGCCGTCGAGGACGGGTCGCTGCCCGAACGGCGTCTCGACAGCTACCGCAAGCTGCTCCGGGAGAACCACCGCATCGTCGCGAAGACGGATGCCCGGCTGCGTTCCGAGACCCTGCGCGAGTGGAAGCGCAGGGGAGCGGAGGGCCGGGCGGCCATGGCGATGAAGCGCGGCAGGACGCGTTAG
- a CDS encoding DUF5949 family protein, with product MTSPNAATAPFSPAQLGTQILIGWSGSNPGTGRETAFLLTYTLGDAPGGPEAGERAMHTALKRSGLRVGGETLDASDLPNLPVKLLIQAGQAVLTLPHFTAQYTVPPEWLAAARSEGTVHGMFATRPWPAAVPGQPVGEDLLRSFVGDPEVISTSAHCLMPVRSLG from the coding sequence ATGACCTCACCCAATGCCGCCACCGCCCCTTTCTCCCCTGCCCAGTTGGGCACCCAGATCCTGATCGGCTGGAGCGGGTCGAATCCCGGAACAGGACGTGAGACCGCCTTCCTGCTCACCTACACCCTCGGCGACGCTCCGGGCGGGCCGGAGGCCGGCGAGAGGGCCATGCACACCGCCCTGAAGCGCAGCGGCCTGCGGGTCGGGGGCGAGACCCTGGACGCCTCGGACCTGCCGAACCTTCCGGTGAAGCTGCTCATCCAGGCCGGGCAGGCCGTCCTGACACTGCCTCACTTCACGGCGCAGTACACCGTCCCGCCGGAGTGGCTGGCCGCGGCACGGTCGGAAGGCACGGTGCACGGGATGTTCGCCACGCGCCCCTGGCCCGCGGCCGTCCCCGGGCAGCCGGTCGGCGAGGATCTGCTGCGGTCCTTCGTGGGCGACCCCGAGGTCATCAGCACCTCCGCCCACTGCCTCATGCCGGTACGCAGCCTGGGCTGA
- a CDS encoding rodlin has protein sequence MKKMTAAAAVAVSLIGLSAAAAPSAMAIGNDQGTTTVNGNGAEAEYGNSETKGDQSPQLSLVQGSLNKPCIALPVKANVGSLIGIIPIAVQDVNVLSNPQNQQCADNSTQAKGDEPLSHILNDIPVLSGNGVGNN, from the coding sequence ATGAAGAAGATGACCGCCGCCGCCGCTGTGGCTGTGTCCCTGATCGGCCTCTCCGCCGCCGCGGCCCCCTCGGCCATGGCGATCGGCAACGACCAGGGCACCACCACGGTCAACGGCAACGGTGCCGAGGCGGAGTACGGCAACAGCGAGACCAAGGGTGACCAGAGCCCGCAGCTCAGCCTCGTCCAGGGTTCGCTGAACAAGCCTTGCATCGCTCTGCCGGTCAAGGCCAACGTGGGCTCGCTGATCGGCATCATTCCGATCGCGGTCCAGGACGTCAACGTCCTGTCCAACCCGCAGAACCAGCAGTGCGCGGACAACTCCACCCAGGCCAAGGGTGACGAGCCGCTGTCGCACATCCTCAACGACATCCCGGTGCTCTCGGGCAACGGCGTCGGCAACAACTGA
- a CDS encoding rodlin, producing the protein MMKKILASAAVAASVAGVSAAAAPSAMAVGNDHGTTSVNGNGADQYYGNSSTHGDMSPQIGLIQGSFNKPCIALPAKANVGSLLGLVPISVQDINVLSSPQNQQCTENSTQAKGDEALSHILNDIPLLSGNGAGNN; encoded by the coding sequence ATGATGAAGAAGATTCTGGCGTCCGCGGCAGTAGCCGCATCCGTCGCCGGCGTTTCCGCCGCCGCGGCCCCCTCGGCCATGGCGGTCGGCAACGACCACGGCACGACGTCGGTCAACGGCAACGGTGCCGACCAGTACTACGGCAACAGCAGCACGCACGGCGACATGAGCCCGCAGATCGGCCTGATCCAGGGTTCGTTCAACAAGCCCTGCATCGCGCTGCCCGCGAAGGCCAATGTCGGCTCGCTCCTCGGGCTCGTCCCGATCTCGGTCCAGGACATCAACGTCCTGTCCTCCCCGCAGAACCAGCAGTGCACCGAGAACTCCACCCAGGCCAAGGGTGACGAGGCGCTGTCGCACATCCTCAACGACATCCCGCTGCTCTCGGGCAACGGCGCGGGCAACAACTGA